One genomic segment of Ricinus communis isolate WT05 ecotype wild-type chromosome 3, ASM1957865v1, whole genome shotgun sequence includes these proteins:
- the LOC8276225 gene encoding potassium channel AKT1 has product MDTLRNRGVFRVSVCGQEEIEQLSRDGSQYSLTNAVLPSLGARSNRRVKLRTFIISPYDRRYRIWQTYLVLLVVYTAWVSPFEFGFLEKPEGPLSITDNVVNGFFAVDILLTFFVAYLDHSTYLLVDDPKRIAWKYTSSWLAFDVISTIPSELARKISPKPFQSYGFFNMLRLWRLRRVSALFSRLEKDRNYNYFWVRCAKLICVTLFAVHSAGCFYYLIAARYHNPGRTWIGQSLGDNFLEQSLWIRYVTSIYWSITTLTTVGYGDLHPVNTREMIFDIFYMLFNLGLTAYLIGNMTNLVVHGTSRTRRFRDTIQAASSFAQRNQLPLRLQDQMLAHLCLKFRTDSEGLQQQETLDSLPKAIRSSISHYLFYSLLDKVYLFSGVSNDLLFQLVSEMKAEYFPPKEDVILQNEAPTDFYILVTGAVDLLVYKNGAEQVVGQAKTGDLCGEIGVLCYRPQLFTVRTKRLSQLLRLNRTTFLNIVQANIGDGTIIMNNLLQHLKEQKDPIMEGVLVETENTLARGRLDLPLSLCFAALRGDDSLLHQLLKRGLDPNESDNTGRSALHIAASKGSENCVLVLLDYGADPNSKDSEGNVPLWEAMVGGHEGVTKLLMENGANIQSGDVGHFACTAAEQNNLNLLKEIARLGGDVTCPRKNGTTALHVAVCEDNTEIVRYLLDQGAKIDKPDIHGWTPRDLADQQGHEEIKFIFETCKEPKTETVVSIPEKPQPPGIRFLGRFTSEPNIRPLSRDGSFTGTDDRSWSQNRPRRRTNNFHNSLFGMMSAAHKGEKELPFPVTPSIGVDNYGTNPARVVISCPEKVEIAGKLVLLPRNLQELVEIGSKKFGLSHAKVLNKDRAEIDDIEVIRDGDHILFVSDRTKEINRQYSLPVLSDQTQETNSHNP; this is encoded by the exons ATGGACACTCTGAGAAACAGAGGCGTCTTTAGGGTTTCTGTTTGTGGGCAGGAAGAGATAGAGCAGTTATCTAGAGATGGTAGCCAGTATAGTCTTACTAATGCAGTTTTACCTTCACTTGGTGCAAGAAGTAACCGGAGAGTCAAGCTCAGGACATTCATTATCTCGCCTTATGACCGCCGTTACAG AATATGGCAAACTTATCTTGTTCTTCTAGTCGTCTATACTGCTTGGGTATCACCTTTTGAATTTGGATTTCTGGAGAAACCAGAGGGACCACTCTCTATCACTGATAATGTTGTCAATGGATTCTTTGCTGTGGATATCCTTCTCACCTTCTTTGTTGCTTACCTTGACCATTCTACTTACCTGCTTGTTGACGACCCAAAACGGATTGCTTGGAAGTATACAAGTTCATGGCTTGCTTTCGATGTCATATCCACGATCCCATCTGAACTTGCTCGAAAGATTTCGCCTAAACCATTCCAATCCTATGGATTTTTCAATATGCTTCGCCTTTGGCGTCTCAGAAGAGTCAGTGCCTTATTTTCCAG ACTGGAGAAAGATAGGAACTATAACTACTTCTGGGTTCGATGTGCCAAACTTATTTGT GTCACCCTTTTCGCTGTTCACAGTGCTGGATGCTTCTATTATCTTATTGCTGCACGCTATCATAACCCCGGAAGAACTTGGATTGGACAATCCTTGGGGGACAATTTCCTTGAACAGAGTTTGTGGATCCGATATGTGACTTCAATATACTGGTCTATTACTACTCTGACGACTGTTGGCTATGGTGATCTGCACCCTGTGAATACAAGGGAGATGATTTTTGATATCTTTTATATGCTTTTCAACCTTGGATTGACAGCATATTTGATTGGTAACATGACCAACTTGGTTGTTCATGGGACTAGCCGAACTAGAAGATTT AGAGATACCATACAAGCAGCTTCAAGTTTTGCACAGAGGAACCAACTTCCTCTTCGCCTGCAAGATCAGATGCTTGCACATCTGTGTTTGAAGTTCAGGACAGATTCAGAGGGACTGCAGCAGCAAGAGACTCTCGATTCCCTTCCAAAAGCAATTCGTTCAAGCATTTCCCATTATCTTTTCTATTCTCTCCTAGACAAGGTGTACTTATTTAGTGGGGTTTCCAATGACTTGCTTTTCCAGCTG GTATCAGAGATGAAAGCTGAGTATTTCCCCCCCAAAGAAGATGTGATTTTGCAGAATGAAGCACCGACAGACTTCTATATACTCGTCACTGGTGCTGTG GATCTACTTGTTTACAAAAATGGAGCTGAACAG GTTGTTGGGCAGGCAAAAACTGGTGATCTTTGCGGTGAGATTGGGGTGCTTTGCTATAGGCCACAACTTTTTACAGTACGGACCAAAAGACTGAGCCAGCTACTACGTCTGAACCGTACTACATTTTTAAACATTGTTCAGGCAAATATTGGAGATGGGACCATAATCATGAATAATCTCCTTCAG CATTTGAAAGAACAAAAGGATCCAATAATGGAAGGAGTTTTGGTGGAGACAGAGAACACGCTAGCTCGTGGTCGACTGGACCTACCTCTCAGTCTATGCTTTGCTGCACTCAGGGGAGATGATTCCTTATTACATCAGTTGTTGAAACGGGGCCTGGATCCAAACGAATCAGACAACACTGGGAGGTCAGCACTG CATATAGCAGCATCAAAAGGAAGTGAGAACTGTGTACTTGTTTTACTAGATTATGGGGCAGATCCTAACTCTAAAG ACTCTGAAGGGAACGTGCCACTATGGGAGGCCATGGTGGGTGGTCATGAAGGAGTGACCAAACTGCTGATGGAAAATGGTGCAAACATACAATCTGGAGATGTAGGTCATTTTGCATGCACTGCTGCTGAACAAAACAACTTGAATTTGCTCAAGGAAATTGCTCGACTTGGAGGGGATGTAACCTGCCCTAGGAAGAATGGAACTACAGCACTTCATGTTGCAGTTTGTGAGGATAACACTGAAATAGTTAGATATCTCCTGGACCAAGGTGCTAAAATTGACAAACCAGATATCCATGGTTGGACTCCGAGAGATCTAGCTGACCAACAAGGACAcgaagaaataaaattcattttcgaAACTTGTAAAGAGCCCAAAACTGAAACTGTTGTTTCGATTCCTGAGAAACCGCAGCCACCCGGCATTAGGTTTCTTGGGAGATTTACAAGTGAGCCAAATATCCGTCCCCTGTCCCGTGATGGTTCGTTCACAGGTACAGATGATAGATCATGGAGTCAAAACCGTCCAAGACGCAGAACTAATAATTTTCACAACTCGCTCTTTGGGATGATGTCAGCTGCTCACAAGGGAGAGAAGGAATTACCATTTCCAGTTACCCCATCTATAGGTGTAGACAATTATGGAACTAACCCTGCTAGAGTGGTAATTAGTTGCCCAGAAAAGGTAGAAATTGCAGGAAAGCTTGTTCTTCTCCCAAGGAATTTGCAGGAGTTGGTTGAGATTGGCAGTAAGAAATTTGGACTCTCGCATGCCAAAGTTTTAAACAAGGATAGAGCTGAAATTGATGATATTGAAGTGATTAGAGATGGCGATCACATCTTATTTGTAAGTGATCGGACAAAAGAGATTAACCGCCAATACTCCCTACCTGTTCTCAGTGATCAAACACAAGAAACTAACAGCCATAATCCCTAA
- the LOC8276224 gene encoding boron transporter 4, with the protein MNSFKNPFQGIVQDFKGRKACYLNDWSNALCTGPRILAPTTYILFASALPVIAFGEQLSRETDGSLSTVETLASTAMCGIIHSLIGGQPLLILGVAEPTVIMYSYLYSFAKKTDAIGQKLYLAWAGWVCVWTAFLLFLLAIFNACTIINRFTRVAGELFGMLIAVLFIEQAVKGIVGEFKIPEGEDPKLEKYSFQWLYTNGLLGIIFSFGLLFTSLKSRGARSWQYGTGWFRSFIADYGVSLMVVLWAALSFTIPGKAPSGVPRRLQSPLPWDSASLEHWTVVMDMLKVPLPYIFAASIPAVMVTGLYFFDHSVASQLAQQKDFNLKKPSAYHYDILILGVMTLICGLLGLPPSNGVLPQSPMHTKSLSVLNRQLIRKKMVKRAKEGMKLNATNSEIYGRMQEVFIELEKTPPPSAAKELQDLKDAVISEDGGITSGRFDPEKHIDAYLPVRVNEQRLSNFLQSVLVGGSLLAMPIIKKIPTSVLWGYFAYMAIDSLPGSQFWERLLLLFVAPSRRYKILETAHASYVERVPFKYIATFTLLQLVYLLVCFGITWIPIAGILFPLPFFLLISIRQHILPKFFDPLYLRELDAAGYEEIEGAPKRCHGVSFKDSDEESDFESCVSEILDELTTSRGELKLRSKKFSNERNLQVHPEYDAAESEDSVVRL; encoded by the exons ATGAACAGCTTTAAAAATCCTTTCCAAGGTATTGTTCAAGACTTTAAAGGGCGAAAGGCATGTTACCTGAATGATTGGAGCAATGCACTGTGTACAGGCCCCAG GATACTGGCTCCCACCACCTATATTTTATTCGCTTCTGCTCTTCCGGTTATTGCCTTCGGAGAACAACTTAGCAGAGAAACAG ATGGAAGTCTGAGCACAGTGGAGACCCTGGCTTCGACTGCTATGTGCGGTATCATACACTCATTGATCGGTGGCCAGCCATTGTTGATTCTGGGAGTTGCAGAGCCAACTGTCATAATGTATAGTTATCTGTACAGTTTTGCAAAAAAAACTGATGCCATTGGACAAAAGCTGTACTTGGCTTGGGCTGGATG GGTATGTGTGTGGACAGCTTTTCTACTCTTCCTTCTTGCTATATTCAATGCTTGTACCATCATCAATAGATTCACAAGGGTTGCAGGAGAACTTTTCGGCATGTTAATTGCTGTCCTTTTCATTGAACAAGCTGTGAAG GGGATTGTAGGTGAATTCAAAATTCCTGAAGGTGAAGATCCAAAGTTGGAAAAATATAGTTTTCAGTGGCTATACACAAATGGGCTGCTAGGGATCATATTCAGTTTTGGATTACTCTTCACTTCTTTAAAAAGTAGAGGTGCAAGATCTTGGCAGTACGGGACAG GATGGTTTCGCAGTTTCATTGCCGACTATGGAGTTTCTTTAATGGTAGTATTATGGGCAGCATTATCATTTACCATACCAGGCAAAGCTCCTTCTGGAGTTCCTAGGAGACTACAAAGTCCTCTTCCGTGGGACTCTGCATCCTTGGAGCATTGGACTGTAGTCATG GATATGCTGAAGGTCCCACTACCATACATATTTGCTGCCTCGATACCTGCTGTCATGGTTACTggtctttatttttttgaccATAGTGTTGCTTCACAATTGGCACAACAGAAAGATTTCAATCTGAAGAAACCCTCAGCTTATCATTATGATATCTTAATCCTGGGTGTTATG actCTGATCTGTGGATTACTTGGACTCCCTCCCTCTAATGGGGTGCTCCCACAATCTCCTATGCACACCAAGAGCTTATCCGTTCTTAACAGACAG TTGATTAGGAAGAAGATGGTAAAAAGGGCTAAGGAAGGCATGAAACTAAATGCGACCAACTCTGAAATCTATGGCAGGATGCAGGAGGTGTTCATAGAATTAGAGAAAACTCCGCCT CCTTCAGCAGCTAAAGAGCTGCAGGACTTGAAGGATGCAGTTATAAGTGAGGATGGAGGGATTACAAGCGGTCGCTTTGATCCTGAAAAGCATATTGATGCTTACTTACCTGTCCGAGTTAATGAGCAAAGACTTAGCAACTTCCTCCAATCAGTTCTTGTGGGAGGATCCTTACTTGCTATGCCTATAATCAAGAAGATTCCAACATCAGTTCTCTGGGGCTATTTTGCATACATGGCCATTGATAGTCTCCCCGGAAGCCAGTTCTGGGAAAGATTATTACTGCTTTTTGTTGCTCCTAGCCGGCGATACAA GATTTTGGAAACAGCACATGCTTCTTATGTAGAGAGAGTGCCCTTTAAGTACATAGCTACTTTTACGCTCTTGCAGCTTGTGTATCTTCTTGTTTGTTTCGGAATAACTTGGATACCTATCGCTGGAATCTTGTTCCCCTTGCCATTCTTTCTGCTCATAAGTATAAGGCAGCATATACTTCCCAAATTCTTCGACCCCCTTTACCTTCGGGAATTGGATGCTGCTGGATATGAGGAAATTGAGGGAGCTCCAAAACGTTGTCATGGTGTCTCATTCAAG GATTCGGATGAAGAGTCTGACTTTGAATCATGTGTTTCTGAGATACTGGATGAGCTGACCACCAGTAGAGGAGAGCTGAAGCTTAGATCTAAAAAGTTCAGTAATGAAAGGAACTTGCAG GTCCACCCAGAGTACGATGCTGCAGAGAGTGAGGACAGTGTTGTAAGATTATGA
- the LOC8276223 gene encoding uncharacterized protein LOC8276223 — MKGEVQLEALSADNPPSDSDPLLQNQAHSPSSSLPVPGRLSEIDNEEDDDDVDDIENASVPTCRICLESDCEPGDELISPCMCKGTQQFVHRSCLDHWRSVKEGFAFSHCTTCKAQFHLQVALFEDNSWRKMKFRIFVTRDVIIVFLVVQTVIAAMGGFAYLMDKDGAFRNSFSDGWDRILSKHPIPFYYCIGVLAFFVLLGFFGLILHCSSLNSNDPRMAGCQNCCYGWGILDCFPASMEACFALVLVFVVIFAILGIAYGFLAATVAIQKIWQRHYHILTKRELTKEYIVEDLHGCYTPAKLDSEHEERLKMLKLL, encoded by the exons ATGAAAGGAGAAGTGCAGCTAGAGGCATTGAGTGCAGACAATCCTCCTAGTGACTCTGATCCTTTGTTACAGAACCAGGCTCACTCACCGTCATCATCATTGCCGGTACCAGGACGTTTGAGTGAGATTGAtaatgaagaagatgatgatgatgttgatgatataGAGAATGCTTCTGTTCCTACTTGTCGAATTTGTCTCGAGAGCGATTGTGAACCAG GTGATGAGTTAATATCTCCATGCATGTGCAAAGGTACTCAACAGTTTGTTCATCGATCATGCCTTGATCATTGGCGCTCAGTTAAG GAAGGATTTGCTTTCTCACATTGCACAACATGTAAAGCCCAATTTCATCTTCAAGTTGCTTTGTTTGAGGACAACTCATGGCGTAAGATGAAATTCAGAATTTTTGTGACGAGAGATgttattattgtatttttggTTGTGCAGACT GTAATTGCTGCAATGGGTGGCTTTGCATACCTTATGGACAAAGATGGCGCCTTTAGGAACTCATTTAGTGATGGTTGGGATCGCATCCTGTCAAAACATCCTATAccattttattattgcatag GAGTACTGGctttttttgttcttcttgGGTTTTTCGGCCTCATATTACATTGCTCGTCCCTTAATAGTAATGATCCACGTATGGCTGGCTGCCAGAATTGCTGTTATGGATGGGGAATTCTGGACTGTTTCCCGGCATCTATGGAAGCATGCTTTGCGTTGGTTTTGGTTTTTGTTGTTATCTTTGCCATTCTTGGCATAGCTTATGGTTTCCTTGCTGCCACCGTGGCCATTCAGAAGATCTGGCAGAGACACTATCACATCCTTACTAAGAGGGAGTTAACAAAG GAATACATAGTAGAGGATCTTCATGGTTGTTATACACCAGCAAAATTGGATTCAGAACATGAAGAACGTCTGAAAATGCTTAAGCTGTTGTAG